One Nitrospirota bacterium genomic region harbors:
- a CDS encoding PAS domain S-box protein produces MIPPPIPPDEAQRLAALHALHILDTPPEERFDRITRLAQRLFDVPIALISLVDASRQWFKSRAGLDVAQTPREISFCGHAILGHEAFVVRDARVDPRFSDNPLVTGEPAIRFYAGWPLADPAGRTLGTLCLIDRRPRQLSEADLRVLRDLASLAEQELTNRELLAACAGLRESEERFRVLVESSPSGMVIVDETGTIRLVNAELERQFGYSRTELVGRPIDMLVPVDARGTHADFRAEYFAAPSTRLMSPGRELSGLRKDGTVFPVEIGLAPLETSTGRQVLASIIDISARRQAEQEQRRLAAILEATSDFVGTADLEGRALYVNAAGRRMCGISDDEDITKTVIPDFHPAWAARLVLEEGVPAAMRDGIWRGETALRRPDGTEIPVSQVIIAHKDRQGRLEYLSTIMHDISERKRAEETLRASEERYALAVRGTSDGLWDRDILTNTEYWSPRFRELVGYHESELRSTFESFVTLLHPDDVDRVTLALRAHLERRKPYDIEYRLRTKSGTYRWFRSRGQAVWNEAGWPVRMAGAITDITDRKSVEEELRATKKLLRAMLDHTPAVVYAKDLNGRYLFVNRRHEQVFGRTHEETVGRSDDELFPGRQVEVYRAHDREVLSTLKAIEYEETAVQEGQLHTYLSVKFPLLDSSGRPFGVCGISTDITDRKEAEEELRELTDRLQAIVQASPVAVIAIDPGGIVTMWNPAAERIFGWSEAEVVGRLVPFVPDDKREEFRTLLERVLRGESLFQLELERRRKDGTLIQVNLSAAPLRDSRGKIYGIMAVLGNVTERKQLEEQLRQATKMEAIGRLAGGVAHDFNNMLTAIRGYSELLVTDLPENDRKRHQAEEILKAAERAASLTQQLLAFSRRQVIQPKTVDLNALLTDLMGMLRRVIGEDIRLVARLEPGLWPVTADPGQLEQVVLNLAVNARDAMPQGGVLTIETANAREERPKGDGPDGGSIGAVQLTVHDTGSGMDAGTLARIFEPFFTTKELGRGTGLGLATVYGIVQQSGGTITADSTPGQGTTFTIRFPRAQSPVADVRALDGPAEVLTGSETILVVEDEPFVRQFLKELLAGRGYQVLEAASGAEALARCEAYHRPIHLLLTDVVMPEMNGRQLAQMVVAKRPEIRVLFMSGYTDDAVLRHGVQNRSDAFIQKPYAPEALLRKIREVLSAEG; encoded by the coding sequence ATGATTCCTCCGCCGATTCCTCCTGATGAAGCGCAGCGCCTGGCCGCGCTGCACGCGCTCCACATCCTCGACACTCCGCCGGAGGAACGGTTCGATCGCATCACGCGTCTCGCGCAACGCCTCTTCGACGTGCCGATCGCCTTGATCTCGTTGGTGGATGCTTCACGGCAGTGGTTCAAATCCCGCGCCGGCCTCGATGTCGCGCAGACTCCCCGGGAGATTTCGTTTTGCGGCCACGCGATCCTCGGCCACGAGGCGTTCGTGGTCCGGGACGCCCGGGTCGATCCCCGCTTCTCCGACAATCCGCTGGTGACCGGCGAGCCCGCGATTCGTTTCTACGCGGGATGGCCGCTTGCCGATCCCGCCGGCCGTACACTGGGTACGCTTTGCCTCATCGATCGCCGGCCTCGACAGTTGAGCGAAGCCGATCTGCGGGTCTTGCGCGATCTGGCCTCATTGGCGGAGCAGGAGCTGACCAACCGGGAACTCCTCGCGGCCTGTGCCGGCCTGAGAGAAAGCGAAGAGCGGTTCCGGGTGCTGGTGGAATCTTCTCCGAGCGGCATGGTCATCGTGGATGAAACCGGCACGATCCGACTGGTGAACGCCGAGTTGGAGCGCCAGTTCGGATACAGCCGCACCGAGCTGGTCGGGCGGCCGATCGACATGCTGGTGCCCGTTGATGCCCGCGGAACGCATGCCGACTTTCGCGCTGAGTACTTCGCCGCACCGTCCACGCGGCTGATGAGTCCTGGGCGCGAGCTGTCAGGTCTTCGGAAAGACGGGACCGTTTTCCCCGTCGAGATCGGGCTGGCCCCGCTGGAGACCTCCACAGGCCGCCAGGTCCTCGCATCTATCATCGACATTTCGGCTCGCCGGCAAGCGGAGCAGGAGCAACGGCGTCTGGCCGCCATCCTCGAAGCTACGTCGGACTTCGTCGGCACAGCCGACCTGGAAGGACGAGCACTGTACGTGAATGCGGCCGGTCGAAGAATGTGCGGGATCAGCGATGACGAGGATATCACGAAGACGGTCATCCCCGACTTTCACCCGGCTTGGGCGGCCAGGCTCGTCCTCGAAGAAGGCGTTCCGGCGGCGATGCGCGACGGAATCTGGCGCGGGGAGACGGCGCTGCGACGTCCGGACGGAACCGAGATCCCCGTGTCGCAAGTGATCATCGCGCACAAGGATCGCCAGGGCCGGCTCGAATATCTCTCGACGATCATGCACGATATCAGTGAGCGGAAACGGGCCGAGGAAACGCTGCGGGCGAGCGAGGAACGGTACGCGTTGGCGGTGCGCGGCACCTCCGACGGCCTGTGGGACCGCGACATCCTGACGAACACCGAATACTGGTCGCCACGGTTCAGGGAGTTGGTGGGCTATCACGAGTCCGAGCTACGGAGCACCTTCGAGTCGTTTGTCACCCTGTTGCATCCCGACGATGTGGACCGGGTCACCTTGGCCCTCCGCGCGCATCTGGAACGCCGCAAACCGTACGACATCGAATATCGCCTGCGGACGAAGAGCGGCACGTACCGGTGGTTTCGGTCGCGCGGCCAAGCGGTGTGGAACGAAGCGGGCTGGCCGGTCCGCATGGCCGGCGCGATCACCGATATCACGGATCGGAAGTCGGTCGAAGAGGAACTGCGCGCGACCAAGAAGCTGCTGCGGGCGATGCTGGATCATACGCCGGCCGTCGTCTACGCGAAGGATCTGAACGGCCGGTATCTCTTCGTCAACCGCCGTCATGAGCAGGTATTCGGCCGGACGCACGAAGAAACGGTCGGCAGGAGCGACGACGAGTTGTTTCCCGGCCGGCAGGTCGAGGTCTATCGGGCGCACGACCGCGAAGTGCTCTCGACCCTCAAGGCGATCGAATACGAGGAAACCGCCGTCCAGGAGGGGCAGCTCCATACCTACCTGTCGGTGAAGTTCCCTCTGCTGGACTCATCCGGCCGGCCGTTCGGCGTCTGCGGCATTTCCACCGATATCACCGATCGCAAGGAAGCGGAGGAGGAACTCCGAGAACTCACGGATCGGCTCCAGGCGATTGTGCAGGCCTCGCCGGTGGCCGTCATCGCTATCGATCCCGGTGGAATCGTGACCATGTGGAATCCGGCCGCGGAGCGCATCTTCGGCTGGAGCGAAGCCGAAGTCGTCGGCCGCCTGGTCCCCTTTGTGCCAGACGACAAGCGGGAGGAATTCCGGACTCTGCTCGAGCGGGTGCTGCGCGGCGAATCGCTGTTCCAATTGGAGTTGGAACGGCGGAGAAAAGACGGCACGCTGATCCAGGTGAACCTGTCCGCCGCGCCCTTGCGGGATTCAAGGGGGAAGATTTACGGCATTATGGCGGTCTTGGGAAACGTCACGGAGCGGAAGCAATTGGAAGAGCAATTGCGGCAGGCGACGAAAATGGAGGCGATCGGACGGTTGGCGGGCGGGGTGGCGCACGACTTCAACAACATGCTGACCGCGATCCGTGGCTACAGCGAGCTGCTGGTCACGGACTTGCCGGAGAACGATCGGAAGCGGCACCAGGCGGAGGAGATTCTCAAGGCGGCGGAGCGGGCGGCGTCGCTGACGCAGCAGTTGCTGGCGTTCAGCCGGCGACAGGTCATTCAACCGAAAACAGTGGACCTCAATGCGCTGCTTACGGATCTGATGGGCATGCTGCGACGGGTGATCGGAGAAGACATCCGGTTGGTCGCCCGACTGGAGCCTGGGTTGTGGCCGGTCACGGCTGATCCTGGACAACTGGAACAGGTGGTGCTGAACCTGGCGGTGAACGCGCGGGACGCGATGCCTCAGGGCGGCGTCCTCACGATCGAGACGGCGAACGCCCGGGAAGAACGGCCGAAAGGCGACGGGCCGGACGGCGGAAGCATCGGCGCCGTCCAGCTCACGGTCCACGACACCGGGTCCGGCATGGACGCCGGGACCTTGGCCCGCATCTTCGAACCGTTCTTCACGACAAAAGAGTTGGGAAGGGGCACCGGCTTGGGACTTGCCACGGTGTATGGGATCGTGCAGCAGAGCGGCGGCACGATCACCGCGGACAGTACGCCGGGCCAGGGCACAACCTTCACCATCCGGTTTCCGCGCGCGCAGTCGCCGGTCGCGGACGTGCGGGCGCTCGACGGCCCGGCCGAGGTCCTCACCGGATCCGAGACGATCCTGGTGGTGGAGGATGAGCCCTTCGTCCGCCAGTTTCTGAAGGAGTTGTTGGCGGGCCGTGGGTATCAAGTGCTCGAAGCCGCGTCGGGCGCCGAAGCCTTGGCCCGCTGCGAGGCGTACCACCGGCCGATCCATCTGTTGTTGACCGACGTGGTGATGCCGGAGATGAACGGGCGGCAACTGGCGCAGATGGTCGTCGCCAAGCGGCCGGAAATCCGAGTCCTCTTCATGTCCGGCTACACGGATGACGCGGTCCTGCGGCACGGCGTGCAGAACCGCAGCGACGCGTTCATCCAGAAACCCTATGCGCCGGAAGCGCTGCTGAGAAAAATCCGAGAAGTGCTGTCGGCCGAGGGCTAA
- a CDS encoding EAL domain-containing protein — protein MIAEIFDPANYILSLYALPTFISSTALASLGLLVLLRERASRESVLYCLMTLTVTVWLFAFSWMYCAEEKAVALWWARTAYLGIPFVCSAVYHFTVSVLRLYQRRKGFVWAGWVLSAGFSATALWTEDLISGVDRYWWGYYPKYGRLGAPFTAFFALMSLISLRYYWNEYRKAKPGVHRNRVQWFLIAFAIASLSWVDYLPKYGVELYPFGYAALVGWLLFVERAIWRYQLVDLTPAFAADQIIRTVADPLLVLDQEGVVQVVNQAACRLFGRTEAQIVGAPVAAISADFLPAERLQMLLRTGQNMNYEVAYRDGRDEPVALDVSASVKRGRSGRAVGIVCVARDITARKRAEDALRASEERFYSVAQSASDAIISADGRGRIQFWNKGAEAIFGYTEDEVMGRPLTMLMPERYREAHQKGLERAYATGERRAAGKTIELNGLRKNGREFPLELSLSMWKAGGDTCFSGIIRDITERKQAEARLTEAAYYDFLTGLPNRRLFMELLAQAIARARRIEKSVAVLFLDLDNFKLINDTLGHVEGDAVLKIVANRLTGCVRETDAVARVGGEDAGDTSAPSASDRDGNVVARLGGDEFTFLLEGIHSARDVERIAQRILDAVAKPIRLKGHELVLTASIGIVLYPGDGTDRESLIKNADVAMYSAKRQKNTFRYYSPDMNARAVERLNLEADLRHALDHGEFELYYQPFVDARTGLISGVEALVRWHHHERGPIGPDTFIPLAEESGLIVPLSQWALRTACVQVGAWRAGGFPYLRVAVNLSRSLCQHHNLIDLIEPVLKDTGLAPEGLELELTESVLIQDRERAVSMLRALSAWGIRISIDDFGVEYSSLSYLRQLPITTLKIDQSFVREVTTNRSDAAIVQTIITLARCLKLTVIAEGVETEAQAAFLRDQQCDELQGYYFYRPIPAEAMTGILRAEGGAEKSASPHY, from the coding sequence ATGATCGCCGAGATTTTCGATCCCGCCAACTACATCCTGAGCCTGTATGCGCTCCCGACCTTCATCAGCTCGACGGCGCTGGCGTCGCTCGGTCTGCTGGTCCTCCTGCGGGAGCGCGCGTCCCGGGAAAGCGTCTTGTACTGCTTGATGACCCTGACCGTTACGGTGTGGCTCTTCGCCTTTTCGTGGATGTACTGCGCCGAGGAGAAAGCGGTCGCGCTCTGGTGGGCGCGGACGGCCTACCTAGGCATCCCCTTCGTCTGTTCGGCCGTCTATCACTTTACCGTCTCGGTTCTACGCCTCTACCAACGACGCAAGGGATTCGTGTGGGCCGGGTGGGTGCTGTCCGCTGGCTTCTCGGCGACGGCGCTTTGGACGGAAGACCTGATCAGCGGCGTCGATCGGTACTGGTGGGGCTATTACCCGAAGTACGGCCGGCTCGGCGCACCATTCACCGCGTTCTTCGCGCTGATGTCGCTGATCAGCCTGCGGTACTACTGGAACGAATATCGCAAGGCGAAGCCGGGCGTTCACCGTAACCGGGTGCAATGGTTTCTGATCGCGTTCGCCATCGCCTCGTTGTCCTGGGTGGATTACCTGCCTAAATACGGCGTCGAGTTGTATCCCTTCGGGTATGCGGCGCTCGTCGGCTGGCTGCTCTTCGTCGAGCGCGCCATCTGGCGCTACCAACTCGTCGATCTCACGCCGGCTTTCGCTGCGGATCAGATCATCCGAACGGTGGCGGATCCGTTGTTAGTGCTCGATCAGGAGGGCGTGGTGCAGGTGGTCAATCAGGCGGCGTGCCGCCTGTTCGGTCGCACGGAAGCGCAGATCGTGGGCGCGCCCGTCGCCGCGATCAGCGCCGACTTCCTTCCGGCAGAACGTCTCCAGATGCTGCTCCGCACCGGCCAGAACATGAACTACGAAGTCGCCTATCGCGACGGGCGGGATGAGCCGGTGGCCCTCGACGTGTCCGCATCCGTCAAGCGCGGCCGGTCCGGCCGCGCCGTCGGCATCGTCTGCGTCGCCCGGGACATCACGGCGCGCAAGCGCGCCGAGGATGCCCTGCGGGCGAGCGAAGAGCGGTTCTACTCGGTCGCGCAATCGGCCTCCGACGCCATCATCTCGGCCGACGGCCGCGGCCGAATCCAATTCTGGAACAAGGGCGCCGAGGCCATCTTCGGGTATACCGAAGACGAAGTGATGGGACGTCCGTTGACGATGCTGATGCCGGAGCGGTATCGGGAGGCCCATCAGAAGGGGCTCGAACGGGCTTACGCGACCGGAGAGCGCCGGGCCGCCGGAAAGACGATCGAGCTCAACGGCTTGCGGAAAAACGGGCGGGAGTTTCCCTTGGAACTTTCGCTGTCGATGTGGAAAGCGGGCGGCGACACGTGTTTCAGCGGGATCATCCGCGACATCACTGAGCGGAAACAGGCGGAAGCCCGGCTCACGGAGGCCGCGTACTACGATTTTCTCACCGGTCTGCCGAACCGGCGCCTGTTCATGGAACTGCTTGCGCAGGCGATCGCGCGCGCCCGCCGCATCGAAAAATCGGTCGCGGTGCTGTTCCTGGACCTCGACAACTTCAAGCTGATCAACGACACGCTGGGCCACGTGGAAGGCGACGCGGTCTTGAAGATCGTCGCCAACCGGCTCACCGGCTGCGTGCGCGAAACCGACGCCGTCGCGCGTGTCGGCGGCGAGGACGCCGGCGACACCTCCGCGCCGTCGGCGTCCGACCGCGATGGCAACGTCGTCGCCCGCCTGGGCGGAGACGAGTTCACGTTTCTTCTGGAGGGCATCCACTCCGCGCGGGACGTGGAGCGGATCGCGCAACGGATTCTCGACGCCGTCGCCAAGCCGATCCGGCTCAAAGGACACGAGTTGGTGCTGACAGCGAGTATCGGGATCGTGCTGTATCCGGGCGACGGGACCGACCGGGAGAGTCTGATCAAGAACGCGGATGTCGCGATGTACTCGGCCAAGCGGCAGAAAAACACCTTCCGGTACTATTCGCCGGACATGAACGCCCGCGCGGTCGAGCGGCTCAATCTGGAAGCCGACCTGCGGCATGCGTTGGACCACGGAGAATTCGAACTGTATTACCAGCCCTTCGTCGACGCCCGCACCGGCCTGATCAGCGGGGTGGAGGCGCTGGTCCGGTGGCACCACCACGAGCGCGGACCGATCGGACCGGACACGTTCATCCCGCTGGCCGAGGAATCGGGCCTGATCGTCCCCTTGAGCCAGTGGGCCTTGCGAACCGCCTGCGTTCAGGTCGGCGCCTGGCGCGCCGGCGGATTCCCGTACCTGCGGGTGGCGGTCAACTTGTCGCGCAGCCTCTGCCAGCACCATAACCTGATCGATCTGATCGAGCCGGTGCTCAAGGACACCGGCCTGGCGCCGGAAGGGCTGGAACTGGAGCTGACGGAAAGCGTCCTGATCCAGGACCGGGAGCGCGCCGTATCGATGCTGCGCGCGCTCTCCGCCTGGGGGATCCGCATTTCCATCGACGATTTCGGCGTGGAGTATTCGTCCCTCAGCTATCTGCGTCAGTTGCCGATCACCACGTTGAAGATCGATCAATCCTTCGTGCGCGAGGTCACGACGAACCGAAGCGATGCGGCGATCGTGCAGACGATCATCACGCTGGCCCGCTGCCTGAAACTGACGGTGATCGCCGAAGGCGTGGAGACGGAGGCGCAGGCGGCGTTCTTGCGCGACCAGCAGTGCGACGAATTGCAGGGCTATTACTTCTACCGGCCGATCCCGGCGGAGGCGATGACGGGGATTCTGAGGGCCGAAGGCGGAGCGGAAAAGAGCGCTAGCCCGCATTATTAA
- a CDS encoding transporter, producing the protein MMKARVAGLPALLFVLTAAQWLVCPVSRGEEQDWMTSLSIGYSTGTYGTDSPTSILSVPMTIRRLFADGDLSLTVPFVSVTGDCRVTLVNGLPNRTGGTCPRRTVTILGRSRTFTLPAVVNNQGLGDIVLQGRYYVLEEDELAPMVAITARVKFPTANNEIGLGTGEFDEGGGIEMSKEILPDWLVFADAGFTVIGQPEGVTLRNQWIYDLGLGYYVTDAFFVSVSYEEWRAIISGLPNPRDVLVGANYRVASAFRVNVSTTVGLSDGAPDYGLTGGVSIRF; encoded by the coding sequence ATGATGAAGGCGCGCGTTGCCGGACTCCCGGCGCTGCTTTTTGTGCTGACGGCGGCGCAATGGCTTGTTTGTCCGGTGAGTCGCGGCGAAGAGCAAGACTGGATGACGAGTCTCTCCATAGGTTATTCGACGGGAACCTACGGTACGGATTCGCCGACGAGCATCCTCTCCGTGCCGATGACCATCCGACGGTTGTTCGCCGACGGCGATCTCTCGCTGACGGTTCCCTTCGTGAGCGTCACGGGCGACTGCCGAGTCACGCTGGTGAACGGTCTGCCCAATCGGACGGGGGGAACCTGTCCTAGGCGAACCGTCACCATTTTGGGCCGGAGCAGAACCTTCACGTTGCCCGCCGTCGTCAACAATCAAGGGCTTGGGGATATCGTGCTCCAAGGACGCTACTACGTTCTGGAAGAAGACGAGCTGGCACCCATGGTGGCCATCACCGCGCGAGTCAAATTCCCGACGGCGAACAACGAGATCGGGTTGGGCACAGGAGAGTTCGACGAAGGGGGTGGGATCGAGATGTCGAAAGAAATCTTGCCCGACTGGCTCGTCTTTGCCGACGCAGGCTTCACGGTGATCGGACAACCGGAAGGCGTCACGCTCAGAAACCAATGGATCTACGATCTCGGGCTGGGATACTACGTCACGGATGCGTTCTTTGTGAGCGTGTCGTATGAAGAGTGGCGCGCGATCATCTCCGGCTTGCCCAACCCCCGAGATGTCTTGGTGGGAGCGAACTATCGCGTCGCCTCGGCGTTCCGCGTCAACGTCTCGACGACGGTCGGGCTCTCCGACGGCGCGCCCGACTACGGGCTGACCGGCGGCGTCTCCATCCGCTTCTGA
- a CDS encoding RNA polymerase sigma factor codes for MIGHPAIRPGLQCLGGRGSSLDHTQALEQFLAGIERRAFRIAEIATGDVDEAMDLVQDAMFKLVQRYRRRDASEWGPLFHRILQSRIRDWYRRTQVRKRWRRWFWPSDDDAQEDPIEAIPDGSTGPLDEQVQQKRAYAALETAIRQLPLRQQQAFLLRAWEELDVKQTAAAMGCSEGSVKTHYSRAVHSLRKNLGDHWP; via the coding sequence ATGATCGGCCACCCCGCGATACGTCCCGGCCTGCAGTGTCTGGGCGGGAGGGGGTCGTCTCTGGATCACACCCAGGCATTGGAACAGTTTCTGGCTGGGATCGAACGACGCGCGTTCCGCATCGCGGAGATTGCGACGGGCGATGTGGACGAGGCGATGGACCTGGTCCAAGACGCGATGTTCAAGCTCGTCCAGCGGTATAGGAGGCGCGATGCGTCGGAATGGGGACCGCTGTTCCACCGGATCTTGCAGAGCCGTATCCGCGATTGGTATCGACGGACACAGGTGCGCAAGCGGTGGCGACGCTGGTTCTGGCCATCCGATGACGATGCGCAGGAGGATCCGATCGAAGCGATCCCGGACGGCTCGACCGGGCCGCTCGACGAGCAGGTCCAGCAGAAGCGGGCCTATGCCGCGCTTGAAACGGCGATCCGGCAGCTTCCTTTGCGGCAACAACAAGCGTTTCTCCTGCGGGCGTGGGAAGAACTCGACGTCAAACAGACCGCGGCGGCGATGGGTTGCTCGGAAGGCAGCGTCAAGACGCACTATTCCCGCGCCGTGCATAGCTTGAGAAAAAACCTGGGTGACCATTGGCCATGA
- a CDS encoding DUF3106 domain-containing protein, with amino-acid sequence MTRGLRFLLLLLLLALPAVAQSEETAVPWDGLAPDEQQILQRFRGTWDQLPPERQNRLLNGARQWMNMSQSEREEARLRFQQWRQLPPDEQQRRRERFERFRRLPPQQREAIREAKRWFQSLPPERRRALREQWRTMSPDERRELRRQLRREFGGGRAPSSDTRPLLPRPERPMHPRPSRPVR; translated from the coding sequence ATGACACGCGGCCTGAGATTCTTGCTCCTTCTGCTCTTGTTGGCGCTGCCGGCCGTGGCGCAATCCGAAGAAACGGCCGTTCCCTGGGACGGGTTGGCGCCCGATGAGCAACAGATCCTCCAACGGTTCCGCGGGACATGGGACCAATTGCCACCTGAACGGCAGAACCGTTTGCTGAACGGCGCGCGGCAATGGATGAACATGAGTCAGTCGGAGCGCGAGGAGGCGCGGCTGCGGTTCCAGCAATGGCGGCAATTGCCGCCGGACGAGCAACAGCGCCGGCGGGAACGCTTCGAGCGGTTCCGGCGCTTGCCGCCGCAGCAGCGGGAAGCGATCCGTGAGGCGAAGCGTTGGTTTCAATCCCTCCCGCCCGAACGGCGCCGGGCGCTGCGCGAGCAGTGGCGCACCATGTCACCGGACGAGCGGCGCGAATTGCGCCGACAACTCCGTCGGGAGTTCGGCGGCGGACGTGCTCCTTCGTCCGACACTCGACCCCTTCTTCCCCGGCCCGAGCGGCCGATGCATCCACGTCCCTCTCGTCCGGTACGCTAG